The sequence AACACGTTTCGGCAGAATATGAGGTCGAAACAACCATCTATGGGGTCTTGAATCAGGTTGTGTTGACGGAAATGCAAGGCAGCCGCTTCTTGTTGTATTTTATCGAACACAACATAGTGGGAAGTTATGCTGCAGTAGCGGCGAATATCATGAATGCCGCCGGCTATGAAGTAGTTTTGTTGAAACTGCTCTGAGGCTTTTATACTGTACTTGCCCTGGTGGGCTACTTCCAGTGCTTTGGGGTTGATGTCGGTGGCTAGGATGTGGGCTTTGTGCAAGAGGTTTATTTCTTTGAGTAGAATCATGAAGGAATAAACTTCCTCACCGGTAGCGCAGCCGGCATGCCATATATGTATTTGTGGGCGGTCAAAGAGTAGGGGAAGCACCTTGCGTCGCAAGAATTTCCATAAGTCGGCATTGCGGAAAGGTTCGGTCAAATTGACGGCTATGGTATCGATAAGCTCATGAATGAAGTTGGGCTCATAGAGCATTTTGCGCCAAAGGTCTACGGCGCTATCTAATTTGAACTTGTACATGGCTTTGCTCAGGCGCCGCTTCAGCGAGCTGCGCTCGTAGTTGCTAAAGTCCAGCCGGTAGCGCTGATAGATTGCCTCTATGATAGCCTCTACTTCTTCTTCTTTCAGCATGCAAGTAGCACTTTAAAACGTATCGGTGGGTTCGATAGCTACAAACAGCATCACCATATCGAACTCTTGCGGGTTGTTGGGGTGCGGATACTGAGGCACCAATACCACATTGAAAGTAGTTGTGTTGTATTCGTCGAGGCGGACGGAAAGTTTTAACTGAGCCATTTCGGGCATGTTTATTTTTGCCCGGAAGTAATCTTGTTCTACTTGCGAATGGAACAGCAGGAACTTTTGAATGGGTTTGTGTTGCAGTTGGCGCGCATCATAGCCCAGCAGGCGCGTAGCCATTATGTTGACAGAGAGTATTTCGCCCAAGCGGTTAATTCGAATCACGGGCACGCTCTTGTTGCTGAACTCCTTCTCTATGTTGTTGCTGTTTTCAAGTAGCATTTGAGCCAGCTGCTCGGCAAAGTCTTCGGTGGTGGTCATCTGCATGTTCATGAGCACATTTTGTCGCCGCTCCTCTTTGAGGCTTTGTTGCAACTGTTGACGCAGCTTTTGCAGTTCGGTAACATCTACTAAGATGGCAACCACTTTATAGACTTCACCATTCAGGTTTCTTACGGGGCTGAAGCTGCAGCGGTAGTGGCGCAAATCCCCTGTACGAGTGTATAGGCGGTAGATATAATGTGCTGGTGTACCTTTGAGTGCCTGCTGCCATAGCTCATTGAAGTCGTCGACATCTTGCAGGTCGAGAAGTCCGGCAAAGCGGGTACGGCGTACTTCCATGCGGCTTTGAAAACCGAACTCCTGCATGAATCGCGGGTTGGCACGCAACAATACACCGTCTTTGCCTATTTCTACCAAAGCGACGGCTTCGTCGATTGCTTTGATTTTGCTGTCGTATTCTTGTTCCTTTTCTTTTTGCTCAGTAGTGAACTGCCCGAATTGTACGATTTTATATACTTGGTTATTCACGTCGAAAATGGGGCTGTATGTAGCCGAAAGCCACAGTTCTTTGCCGTTTTTGGCAATGCGCCGAAACTCGCCCGAAATATAAGAGCCCGTTTTCACTGCTTCCCACATCATGCTATAGCGCAGGCTGTTCTGTTCATTCGGGGGCAGCAACATACTTTCGGGTTTGCCTATGAGCTCTTCTTTGCTGTAGCCCGTGAGGCTGGTATAAATGTCATTGACATCGGTAATTCTGCCTTCGAGGTCCAACTCAAGCATGGAATTGGTTTTGTTGACGGCGTTCAAGATAGAGTTGGTGAGCATGGACTCGCGCTCTACCTCTCGCATTTTTTCTTCAAGGATGCGCTTGGTGCGTTCCAGTTCGGCAGTATTGTGCATCAAAGTGGCTTCTTTTTCTTGGAGCTCTTTGGCTGTTTGCTCGTATTGTCGCAGCAGGCGCTCGGTGCGTTCCTTATTCAGTGCATTGGCGATACTTGAACCGAAGGTCTGGCTTACGTCCTCTATGAACTGCCGCACATGGGCGGGCAAAGGGCGCAAAGAAGCTATTTCCACCACGCCGTAAACACGGTCATTGTGGCGTATGGGCGAAAGCAGAATGCATTTGGGTTTTCCTTCGCTGAGTCCTGAGACAATCTTGGGGTAGTCTTCTGGGATATCATCGATATAAATCAGGTCGTTTTCAAGTACACAACGCCCTACAAGCCCTTCTTTCAACTCGAATCGTTTTTGAAGATACTTTCTTCTTTGAAAGGCATAGGCTGCCACGGTATGGATATAGGGAGGGTTTTCGTCTTGCTGCACCAAGTGCACCGCCCCTTGATGCGCCTGCACATACTCTACCAATTTATGCAGGAAGGCAAAAGCGAGGTCTTCGATGCGGTCGTTTTGGTGTTCGCGCAATAGGTTGTTGAACTCTGCCAAGCCGGAAACTGCCCAAGTGCGTCGTTCGCGCTCTTCGTTGAGTTGCTTGAGCTGGTCGCGCATGCGCATCAGCGCTTGCCCTATTCCTTCGAATACTTGTAGCCCTTCTATAGAAGCGTCGTAGTTGCCTTGTCCTATGGCTTCAATAAGGCGGGCAGCCTGTTTTCTAGATTCTGAGACTTCCTGCAGCTTTTTAACGAGCTCGTAAACCTGCTTGTCAATATCTGCAAATTCGGCGAGGGGTAGCTCGGCATCTATGCTTTGGACAGAGAAGAACTGTTTGATTTTTTTTAAAGGGTGAAAAACAAGTCGTTGTAGGCTTTGGTGCAAGCCCAAGGCAGCTATTGCCATGAGTGCAAGAATGACAGTAAATAACCATACATTCCAAGAAGTACTAAGCCATGCATACAGGATAAGCAATAGGGCTGATATTGCCAGCCCTATCAGCAGGATGCTGCTTAGTAAGGATGTATTTTTTTGACTCATAGGTTTTTCTATCGTCGCTTTCTTTTATTGAAAGATAATTTTTTTATGTCGGCTGAGCAAATATTTTGGTATTTAGCGTCGCTTGAGTTGTTTTTGCAAGATATTGTTCCCCTTGATAAGAATCATCTGTTTCATGGTGCTTAGGAATTCATCGTCCATAAAGCAGACAAAAAGAGGGTTTATGTTAGTGTCGTAAGTTTGCAGCTGCGTGCGTATGTTGAGCACGTGTCCGAAGGTTTCGAAGTCTTTTTTGAACAGTTCGCCAAGTTGTGAGGCAGTGTTGTAGCTGAATCGAGGAATGTCGCCATAGATGAAGAGCTCAGTGAAGTTTGCCACTTGGGTAACCACCGCAGCCGAAATGATGTTGTCCAGTTCAAGTAGGATGTCTTTTTGGATGTCGGTGATTTCCCCTTCTTTCTCTACAATACTTACCGGTGGTTGGGCAAAGATTTGAAATACTTTTTTAATCTCTTCGTGTTGAAAGAGCAGGTATGCTTTGCCATGCAATGCCCCTTTTATTTCGGTGTTCAATGTATAGAAATGCTCATCGTGCAGGCGTTTAATAGTTTCCTCTTGCTGTTCTTTGTCAAATATTTCAATGCTGTAGTCTTTAATCATGACTTTTTCGCCTGCATACTTTGAGAAGGCATCGGCAGCATTTGCTAAGGCGATGCTAAACAGTTCCCGGGTAATATCGAATTCATAAGGAGTGAGCTGTATCATAAGGCTTAGGAGTTTGAGGGTTGATAAGAGCGTATTTGTTTGAATAAAAAATGCATAAGACTGGGTACGTCCAGTACTAGACACACCTCGCCGGTGCCCAGTATGGTTGCGCCACTGATAAAGTGGGCGTCTTTCAACAAGGTGCCGAGAGGCTTTTCCACAATTTCTTTTTGCTGAAGCAGTTTGTCAACTATCAGTCCTATTTCTTTTTGGTCGTAGTTGATGATGATGGTAGAGAAAAGAGCATCAGGGGGGGTAGCTTCAAAGCTTTTGATAATAAACTGCTTGTCCGGATTTTGGATAGATTGCAGGGAAAATATGTCTTTGAGAAAAACAACCGAGATGCTTTTCCCCAAGAAGTTGGTAGCCAATCCATTGCGTACATAATGAATGTCATTTTTACGGAAAGTACTTACCGCTGAGGTATAAGCGAGTGGAATGGCATAGGTAACGTCGTTGAGCTGAAACAGAAGGGTGCTTTTTACTGCCATAGATAAGGGAAGTATGAGTGTGAAAGTAGTGCCTTTGCCCAAGGTGGAGGAGATGTCTATTTGCCCGCCCACGCGCTCGATGGCGCGTTTGACCACGTCCATGCCCACGCCTCTTCCCGATATTTTGGTGACGGTGTCGGCGCTCGAGAAGCCGGGTAGAAAGATGAGTTGCATAAGCTGCTCGGGGGGCATACGCTTGGCTTCTTCGGGTGAAAGAAGCCCCTTTTGCAAGGCTTTTAGTTTAATTTTTTCTATGTCTATTCCTCGTCCGTCGTCGCTTACTTGTATGCGCACTTCTTCTTTTATGGTTTCGGCAGAGAGGGTGACGGTGCCCTGCCCCGGCTTGCGTTGCTTGACTCGCTCGTCTTCGGTTTCAATACCATGACTGATGGCATTTCTGACCAGATGCACCAGCGATTCACTGATGATTTGCAGGATATTGCGGTCTATTTCATTTTCCATGCCTTTGAGCACGAGCCGAACATGTTTGCCCTCTTCATTGGCTACATCGCGCACTATGCGGTGGAATTTTTTGAACAGCGTGCCTACCTGTACCAAGCGGATGCTCATGACCGCGTGCTGAAGCTCATTGGTAAGGCGTTGTATATGGGTCATTTCTGTATTGTAGCCGTTGCGTTGGGCAGTTAGCCGTTCATACAAGTTCAGTATTCTGTCTTTCTCTATGATTAGTTCCCCCACAAGGTTCAGCAAGTTGTCGAGCTTTTTCACTGGCACGTGGATGCTGTCGGACAGGTGCAGCTGTTCTTCGGTGGCAACTGCCGTTTCTGTTGCTTCTATTTGTAAGGGGCTACGTTGCTCTTCCTTGCTATATACTTCGCCTGAAGGAGGGGGGGCGGCTTCTCTTGCATTGGCTTGTGGAGAGGCGGCAACTGCTTCTGTTTCATCATTTGAGTCGTTGGCTTGTGCCTGGGTTTTGCGCACCAATACTTCCAGTTTGGTTTTTATGCCTCTGTACTTGGGGGCTTCTTGGTGCTCGGGGTCTTTGAGATGCTGAATCATTGCCCCCAGTACATCATTGGCGCGAAAGAGTGTATTAAACAGCTCGCTGTTGATGTGCAGGTTTCCTTTTTTTATCTCGCCAAACACATCTTCGAGTGTATGCGCAAATTGAGCCAGCTGTTCAAAGCCCATGCCGCCTGCATTGGCTTTGAGTGTATGCAGCAGGCGAAATAAACTGTCGATAATCTGTTTGTCTTCTTTGTTTTGCTCCAGTTCTACAAACAGACGGTTGATTTCGTCGTATTGCTCTTGCGCTTCGGTGAAGAATATATCTCTTAATTCGTCGTCTTTCATGGTAGCATATAAAGTTTGTGATTAGGGGCTTAGAGACAGCCAACCACAAAGGGAGCTATTTCGTGAATAGGCAGCACCTTTTTTACGGCTTTTCGTTCTATGGCTTCTTTGGGCATACCAAAGATGGTAGCGGTTTGTTCATCTTGGGCGATAGTATAGGCGCCCTGTTTGATGAGTGCTTCCATGCCGGCAGCGCCGTCGCGCCCCATGCCACTGAGCAATATGGCGATGGCTTTGTTGCGATAGATGGAAGCGGCACTAAAAAAGAGCGCATCAATAGAGGGGTTATTGTATGCTTCGAACTGTTGTTTGCTTTTTTTGAAGCGGACCTGTTTCAGATTATCTTGCATAAGCACCATATTGCAGTTGCCGGGTAGGATATACAAGCTTTCAGGAAGCAAAGTCATCCCTTCGGATGCCACACTCACTTTCAGCGCGGTGAGTTGCTGCAGCCGGCGTGCAAAAGACTCTATGAAAGAGTGGGGCATATGTTGGGCAACGACCACCGGAACAGGAAAGTTGGATGGCAATTGCAGTAAAATATGTTCTATGGCGGTAGTGCCTCCCGTAGAAGCCCCAATCAATACTACTTCGTAGTTTACATGGTCGAAGGTGTGCGGATTGGTGTTGTGCCTGCGGTGGGGCAAGCCGGCAAGCACCGACCGCTTGGCTTGGGTGGCTTGCAGTATCTTTTGCGTGATTTCGGGTGCCAGCTGTCGTATTTTGGCATTGATACCGGCGTTGGGCTTTAGTATGAAATCATAGGCACCTTTTTCAAGTGCCAAGATGATGTGCTCTATTTGTTGGCTGCTTGCCCCGCTAATTACCACAATGGGGGTGGGGCAGTGTGTATTGATTTGCTCTATGGCATACAAGCCATCGTATTCAGGCATCATCAAATCGAGTAGGACCACATCTGGCTTGAGGGTGCAAGTTTTTTCGAATGCCTCCTTGCCATGGTGGGCAGTTGCGACAACCTCTATTTGGTTGTTTTGCTGCAATATGTCTTGCAAAATAAGGCGCATGAAACTGGAATCGTCTGCTACTAATACCTTGACAGGAGGCATTGAGGGTGTGTTTATTTTTTTACATTACTTTTTGCACTACTTCCACCAGCTGTTCAGTGGTAAATGGCTTGATGATGTACTCATTGGCACCATTTTTCATAGCTTCCTCTACAACAGCTTCTTGCCCTACGGCACTAATCATGATGATTTTGGCAGTAAGCCCTTCGGAACGCAGGGTTTTGAGTACGTCAAGTCCCAGCATATCGGGCAATATATTGTCAAGGGTGATGAGGTCGGGTTGAAGCTCAAACGCCATATCTATTGCCGACTCGCCATTGGCAGCCATACCCAGCACTTCATAGCCTATGCTAGTGAGCGCATCTTTGATGAGTGTGCGCATGTACAAAGAGTCGTCTACAACCAATACTTTTTTGCTCATAAGTGTATGCAGTTTAAATGAGTTAGCATTCTGTTCAAATATAAAAAACTTTAAAGGACTTAGTCAATGACCATTTGGTTCATCAGCTCACTTTCGACCAGTTGGTGAAAGTCGAGCAGAACGACCATTCTGTTGGGTAAACGAATGATTCCTTTTATATAGCTCTGGTCACCCACTTCGCTTTGTATGATATGCGGCGAGCGGTCAATGTCTTTTTCCTTGACATTCAGTGTTTCGGGTAGGCGGTGTACCAATACACCCAAGAGGTAGTTTTTGCCGTCGATGACAATGACAAACGGCTTGTGTGGGCTGTCGTCGTTTTGTTCGGTGGCGAGTGTTTCGAACAACCGCTCGGCTTGAATAATGGGAATGATATTGCCCCGTATGTTGGTGACACCCAAGACAAATTGGCGGGTAAGAGGTACCGGCGTGATGTGATGAAGTGTTACTATCTCTTTGACTTGTTCTATGGGTAGGGCATAATATTCTTTGCCCACCTGCAAGCAAATAAGCTGTACACGCAGGTGGGTTTCCTCGGGCATGTTTGCTTCTGTTTGAAACGGCTGCTTGCTGTCCATGGTATAGTGCATTTAGATAGGCTTCTATGATATTTGAAGGGCAGAAGCTTAAATACGGAACAAACTTACATTTTCTTTAAGTTCTTGCGCTACTTGTTTGAGTTTATTGCCTGTTTTGGCAATTTCGTTCATTTGCTCGTGTAGGGTGCTTGATGAGCGCGAGATTTCTTTGGTTCCTGCTGCTGTTTCTTCGGATACCACCACTATCTTTTCAATGTTGCGGACGACCGAGTCTAAGCTTTGTCTTTGTTTGCGTGTATCTTCTAATATAGCACCTGCCAAAGACAAAGTGCGACTGCTTGAGTCTTTGATTTCGCGGAATACTTGTTCTACTTCTTGAGTAGAAGCAATACCGCTTTGCACCTTGCTTTTCATTTGAGCAATAGCTTTGGTAGCGGCGTGCGTGTCTTTCTGCACTTTTTTAATTACGCTTTCGATGTCATCGGCAGATTGCTTAGATTGTTCGGCTAACTTACGTATTTCTTCGGCTACTACGGCAAATCCTCGCCCGGCATCCCCAGCACGTGCCGCTTCGATGGCAGCGTTGAGTGCCAGTAGGTTGGTTTGCGAAGCGATGTCGGTAATCACACGCAGCGTCTTGGTAATTTCTTCTGAGCTGTTGTTCAAGACATCAATGGTTTGAGCCGTTTGGTCGGCAGAACTATTGATAGCTTCCATGCTCTGAGTCAGCTGCCCGATGGTTTTGATGCCGTTGATACAGTCTTGTTCTCCTTTTTTGGCAGACTCGTGGATGAGTTCAGCTTTTTTACCTATCTCGCTGGAGTCGTTGTAAGTCTGTTCTAAGAGTTTGGAGGCTTCGTCGGTGCGACGCACTTGGTCTTCGGCACCTTCCGACATCTGAGATATAGCACTGACGGTGGCGGTCAGGGCTTGTTGTGTGCGTTCGGCTTTGAGTAGCATATCGGCAGCTACTTGGTCTATGTTGTTGGCTTGTTTTTGTATGTTACGAATCAAATGGGCTATGTTTTGTATAGCGGTATTAAGGGCTTGGGTCATTTCCTGCATGCTGCCTCGCAGGTTTTCTTCGTAGCGTATGCTTAGCTTGCCTTCTGCTACACTGTGCAACAGCTCTTTGATTTGCAGAATGGGGTTGCTAATATTATCGAGCAGCTGGTTGATGCTTTGTGCAAGGGTGTACCACACCCCTTGCAGATTGTCGAGCGACAAGCGGGCTTGCAGGTTGCCAGCATTGCCGGCTTGAGTAACCACCTCGGTGATGTTTGCCAAGATACTGCGCAGGGTTTGCTGCAAGTGAAGGTTGGCTTCTACCATGTCGCGTAGCTCAGTTTCTATATGACTCACATCGAGGTTGAAGGAGGCATCCAAGTTACCGGCACTCAGTTCCGACAGAAAACGGCTGGTTTCCATGAGTGCCTCTTGGAAGGCAGTGATGTCGCGCCCGATGGCGATGATGCGAACGATTTCTCCGTTTTTGTTGTATACAGGCGAATATATGGCTTCGACCCAAAAATAGCTACCGTCTTTGCGGCGGCGGCGCACTTTTATTCGTGTCGACTCTCCTTGAATTACCTTTTGCAAATTTTGCACGATAGTTTCGTACTCTTCTTGTGAAAGATGCTCTTGATATCTGCTGTTCATCAGCTCTTCGGCAGTGTAGCCGCTTAGCTTTTGATATACGTCATTGACAAAAAGGATATTGCCTTGCAGGTCAAACTCTACGAATATGTTGCCCGCGTTGATGGCGCGTAGCTGGGCTTCCAGCTCGGCTTGCGACATTTCCAGCGCTTCGCGCAGCTGCATTTCCTGTTCACGCAGGGTTTGCAGTTCTTCCATGGCTTGCCGCATTTCTTCGTCGCGGGCTTGTAGCTCTTGGTTTTTAGCTTTGAGCTCCTCGGCTTGCTTTTTGCTTTTTTCCAGTGCTTTCAAAAGCATTTTTTCGTTGGCTTCCATGCGTTTTTTGGCAGCCTCCAGCTCTTTTTGCTTTTGCACCAGTATGTCTTGAGTAGCTTGTAGTTCCTCTAAGTTTTGGCGCAATTCTTCTTCTTGAGCCGTAAGCGCTAAGTTGCGCTCTTCTAATTCTTGTTGAGATTTGATTTCGAGGCTGATGTCATAAAGCATCACCAGCTTGTAGCGTTCTTTGTTGATTTCGATGCTTTTGAGCTGTGCTCGGAAGGGGAGCGAAATGTTTTGCCCAGGTAACTGTAATGGTTTATTTTGCAGGCTATCGGTCAGCTCTTTAGGTGTGCTGTTCCCTTCTTTAAAAAAAGGAAGCAGGGTATCTGTTTGCTCTTGCTTA comes from Thermonema lapsum and encodes:
- a CDS encoding CheR family methyltransferase — protein: MLKEEEVEAIIEAIYQRYRLDFSNYERSSLKRRLSKAMYKFKLDSAVDLWRKMLYEPNFIHELIDTIAVNLTEPFRNADLWKFLRRKVLPLLFDRPQIHIWHAGCATGEEVYSFMILLKEINLLHKAHILATDINPKALEVAHQGKYSIKASEQFQQNYFIAGGIHDIRRYCSITSHYVVFDKIQQEAAALHFRQHNLIQDPIDGCFDLIFCRNVFIYFDPVLKMRVLRTFYEHSHPESLLVMGYYDSLPQNHEEYFELLYPKHKIYLRKE
- a CDS encoding PAS domain S-box protein, which translates into the protein MSQKNTSLLSSILLIGLAISALLLILYAWLSTSWNVWLFTVILALMAIAALGLHQSLQRLVFHPLKKIKQFFSVQSIDAELPLAEFADIDKQVYELVKKLQEVSESRKQAARLIEAIGQGNYDASIEGLQVFEGIGQALMRMRDQLKQLNEERERRTWAVSGLAEFNNLLREHQNDRIEDLAFAFLHKLVEYVQAHQGAVHLVQQDENPPYIHTVAAYAFQRRKYLQKRFELKEGLVGRCVLENDLIYIDDIPEDYPKIVSGLSEGKPKCILLSPIRHNDRVYGVVEIASLRPLPAHVRQFIEDVSQTFGSSIANALNKERTERLLRQYEQTAKELQEKEATLMHNTAELERTKRILEEKMREVERESMLTNSILNAVNKTNSMLELDLEGRITDVNDIYTSLTGYSKEELIGKPESMLLPPNEQNSLRYSMMWEAVKTGSYISGEFRRIAKNGKELWLSATYSPIFDVNNQVYKIVQFGQFTTEQKEKEQEYDSKIKAIDEAVALVEIGKDGVLLRANPRFMQEFGFQSRMEVRRTRFAGLLDLQDVDDFNELWQQALKGTPAHYIYRLYTRTGDLRHYRCSFSPVRNLNGEVYKVVAILVDVTELQKLRQQLQQSLKEERRQNVLMNMQMTTTEDFAEQLAQMLLENSNNIEKEFSNKSVPVIRINRLGEILSVNIMATRLLGYDARQLQHKPIQKFLLFHSQVEQDYFRAKINMPEMAQLKLSVRLDEYNTTTFNVVLVPQYPHPNNPQEFDMVMLFVAIEPTDTF
- a CDS encoding chemotaxis protein CheC; the protein is MIQLTPYEFDITRELFSIALANAADAFSKYAGEKVMIKDYSIEIFDKEQQEETIKRLHDEHFYTLNTEIKGALHGKAYLLFQHEEIKKVFQIFAQPPVSIVEKEGEITDIQKDILLELDNIISAAVVTQVANFTELFIYGDIPRFSYNTASQLGELFKKDFETFGHVLNIRTQLQTYDTNINPLFVCFMDDEFLSTMKQMILIKGNNILQKQLKRR
- a CDS encoding chemotaxis protein CheA, producing the protein MKDDELRDIFFTEAQEQYDEINRLFVELEQNKEDKQIIDSLFRLLHTLKANAGGMGFEQLAQFAHTLEDVFGEIKKGNLHINSELFNTLFRANDVLGAMIQHLKDPEHQEAPKYRGIKTKLEVLVRKTQAQANDSNDETEAVAASPQANAREAAPPPSGEVYSKEEQRSPLQIEATETAVATEEQLHLSDSIHVPVKKLDNLLNLVGELIIEKDRILNLYERLTAQRNGYNTEMTHIQRLTNELQHAVMSIRLVQVGTLFKKFHRIVRDVANEEGKHVRLVLKGMENEIDRNILQIISESLVHLVRNAISHGIETEDERVKQRKPGQGTVTLSAETIKEEVRIQVSDDGRGIDIEKIKLKALQKGLLSPEEAKRMPPEQLMQLIFLPGFSSADTVTKISGRGVGMDVVKRAIERVGGQIDISSTLGKGTTFTLILPLSMAVKSTLLFQLNDVTYAIPLAYTSAVSTFRKNDIHYVRNGLATNFLGKSISVVFLKDIFSLQSIQNPDKQFIIKSFEATPPDALFSTIIINYDQKEIGLIVDKLLQQKEIVEKPLGTLLKDAHFISGATILGTGEVCLVLDVPSLMHFLFKQIRSYQPSNS
- the cheB gene encoding chemotaxis-specific protein-glutamate methyltransferase CheB, coding for MPPVKVLVADDSSFMRLILQDILQQNNQIEVVATAHHGKEAFEKTCTLKPDVVLLDLMMPEYDGLYAIEQINTHCPTPIVVISGASSQQIEHIILALEKGAYDFILKPNAGINAKIRQLAPEITQKILQATQAKRSVLAGLPHRRHNTNPHTFDHVNYEVVLIGASTGGTTAIEHILLQLPSNFPVPVVVAQHMPHSFIESFARRLQQLTALKVSVASEGMTLLPESLYILPGNCNMVLMQDNLKQVRFKKSKQQFEAYNNPSIDALFFSAASIYRNKAIAILLSGMGRDGAAGMEALIKQGAYTIAQDEQTATIFGMPKEAIERKAVKKVLPIHEIAPFVVGCL
- a CDS encoding response regulator, which encodes MSKKVLVVDDSLYMRTLIKDALTSIGYEVLGMAANGESAIDMAFELQPDLITLDNILPDMLGLDVLKTLRSEGLTAKIIMISAVGQEAVVEEAMKNGANEYIIKPFTTEQLVEVVQKVM
- a CDS encoding chemotaxis protein CheW, which gives rise to MDSKQPFQTEANMPEETHLRVQLICLQVGKEYYALPIEQVKEIVTLHHITPVPLTRQFVLGVTNIRGNIIPIIQAERLFETLATEQNDDSPHKPFVIVIDGKNYLLGVLVHRLPETLNVKEKDIDRSPHIIQSEVGDQSYIKGIIRLPNRMVVLLDFHQLVESELMNQMVID
- a CDS encoding methyl-accepting chemotaxis protein, giving the protein MKDFTPNNSAIIDLKAHCQEIFDALPAPVFIATPQGQVIYRNSAAQSLLKGIKQEQTDTLLPFFKEGNSTPKELTDSLQNKPLQLPGQNISLPFRAQLKSIEINKERYKLVMLYDISLEIKSQQELEERNLALTAQEEELRQNLEELQATQDILVQKQKELEAAKKRMEANEKMLLKALEKSKKQAEELKAKNQELQARDEEMRQAMEELQTLREQEMQLREALEMSQAELEAQLRAINAGNIFVEFDLQGNILFVNDVYQKLSGYTAEELMNSRYQEHLSQEEYETIVQNLQKVIQGESTRIKVRRRRKDGSYFWVEAIYSPVYNKNGEIVRIIAIGRDITAFQEALMETSRFLSELSAGNLDASFNLDVSHIETELRDMVEANLHLQQTLRSILANITEVVTQAGNAGNLQARLSLDNLQGVWYTLAQSINQLLDNISNPILQIKELLHSVAEGKLSIRYEENLRGSMQEMTQALNTAIQNIAHLIRNIQKQANNIDQVAADMLLKAERTQQALTATVSAISQMSEGAEDQVRRTDEASKLLEQTYNDSSEIGKKAELIHESAKKGEQDCINGIKTIGQLTQSMEAINSSADQTAQTIDVLNNSSEEITKTLRVITDIASQTNLLALNAAIEAARAGDAGRGFAVVAEEIRKLAEQSKQSADDIESVIKKVQKDTHAATKAIAQMKSKVQSGIASTQEVEQVFREIKDSSSRTLSLAGAILEDTRKQRQSLDSVVRNIEKIVVVSEETAAGTKEISRSSSTLHEQMNEIAKTGNKLKQVAQELKENVSLFRI